CCGCCCACGTAGATGGCGGCCTTTTTGCCTTCAAGATCGTTTCTCATGCCTTCCAGGCGGGGAACAATGGCCTGGACCTCTTTTTTGATCAGTTCCTGGGTCTTTTTCAGAATTTCTGCGTTTTTCTTAAAGTGGACGGCCACCTTGTAAAGGGCCTCGGAGGTATCTTCGATGCCGAAGTAGGAGACTCTCGTAAAAGGAATGCCGTACTCTTTTTCCATCTGCTTGGCCAGATGGGTCACGGACCCTGAACACTGAACCACGTTCAGGGCGGCATTCTTTGCCTGCTGGACCTCTTCCACCCGGCCGTCGCCGGTGATCACCGAGACCACCTTGACTCCCATGGCTTCATAATATTTTTTGATGATCCATGTCTCTCCGCCAATATTGAATTCGCCCATAATATTGATGGAGTCGGGGATGGTGGCCTGGGGGGCCGGATTTCTTTCGATCAGACTGAACAAGGCGTCGCATGCCGCCTTGTATCCGTCTTTTTTGGTTCCTTTAAACCCTTCAGAGTGGACAGCGATGACAGGAATGTTGGTCTCTTCTTCGACCTGGCGGCAGACCGCGTCCACGTCATCACCAATAATGCCCACAATGCAGGTGCAGTAAATAAAGGCAGCTTTGGGCGAGTACTTTTCAATGAGTTCAAGTAACGCTTTTTTCAGCTTTTTTTCACCGCCATAAATAATATCGGTCTCTGACAGGTCGGTGGAAAAACTCATCCGGTGAAGCTCCGGGCCCGACGATTGGGCCCCTCTGATGTCCCAGGTATAGGAGGCGCACCCGATGGGGCCGTGAATCAGATGCAGGGCGTCGGCGATTGGGTAAAGCACCACCCTGGAGCCGCAGAATACACAGGCTCTCTGACTGACTGCGCCGGCCAGACTCTTGGTTTCACATTCCATCTCAAAGGGCTGGTTACCCTTCTGGTAGATCTGTTTTTCTCTCTGTTTGAGTACCGATATGGAGGTCATGTTATTTATCCTTTACTGCTTTAGTTGCGCAGATACTATTCTACCAGTTCAAAGGTCTCTTCGGATGCATCCCGGTCCTTGCGGTCCATGAGAACGCCCAGGATTTTTTCCAGGAAACGCAGACCGCCTGAGTACCCGACTGTGGGAAAGTAGGAGTGGCCGATGCGGTCCAGGATGGGGAATCCGTGACGTACAAAGGGGATATCCTCGTCTCTGGCCATGTACTTGCCGTAGGTGTTGCAGATGAGCAGGTCCACAGGTTCATTCTTGATCCACTGATGTAACAGGAACATGTCGCCGGGGTTCTTGACATTGATATCGTCGCCGAACTTGGCGGTGATCTCTTTGATCCGTTTGGTAAAGGCCTTGCCCGGGGTACCGGAAACGATATGAACCGGTTTCATGCCGATGGTCACCAGGAACTCAACCAAGGGGATGAGCTGATCCGGGTCGCCGGCCAGCGCCACTTTTTTGCCGTACAGATGGGGCTGCATGTCTGAAATGACGTCCAGCAGCTGTCCGCGTTCCTGGGTCACAGAATCAGGTACGGTAACGCCGGCGACGGTGCGCAGGGCATCAACAAACCGGTCTGTGGCCAACAAGCCGATGGGCAGATCCAGCACCTGGCCGGGCACCTTGAACTGACTGTCAAGGGCTTTGACTGCATCAGCAGTGGCCCAGGCACCCATGCCGATGGAACCAATACTGTCGCCGGTGCTTTTCAGTTCTTCAATGCTTGTGCCGCCCTTGGGGTACATCTCAAACTTTCCGGTGAGCGGTCCGTTCACAATGCCGGAGGTGTCCGGAAACAGGATGGACCCAACACCCATCATTGTGGCAATTCTTTTGATTTCAGCCATATCCGAAGGTTCTACAAAGCCTGGGATAAGATTGACTTTACCGTTGGATGTGCCGGTCTTTTCGGCCATCTGAATGGCGATGGACTTTACCATATTGGCATAGCCTGTGACATGGGACCCTACATAGGACGGTGTTGCCGTATGAACGACATACTTGCCTTCGGGGATGGTGCCGTCTTTTTTGGCTTTTCTGACAATCTGGTTCACGTCGTCGCCGATGGTCTCGGACAG
This window of the uncultured Desulfobacter sp. genome carries:
- the nifK gene encoding nitrogenase molybdenum-iron protein subunit beta, whose amino-acid sequence is MLLRHTPKEIVERKALAVNPAKTCQPIGAMYAGLGIHACLPHSHGSQGCCAYHRSTLTRHYREPIMAATSSFTEGASVFGGQANLLQALLTIFTTYNPDVVAVHTTCLSETIGDDVNQIVRKAKKDGTIPEGKYVVHTATPSYVGSHVTGYANMVKSIAIQMAEKTGTSNGKVNLIPGFVEPSDMAEIKRIATMMGVGSILFPDTSGIVNGPLTGKFEMYPKGGTSIEELKSTGDSIGSIGMGAWATADAVKALDSQFKVPGQVLDLPIGLLATDRFVDALRTVAGVTVPDSVTQERGQLLDVISDMQPHLYGKKVALAGDPDQLIPLVEFLVTIGMKPVHIVSGTPGKAFTKRIKEITAKFGDDINVKNPGDMFLLHQWIKNEPVDLLICNTYGKYMARDEDIPFVRHGFPILDRIGHSYFPTVGYSGGLRFLEKILGVLMDRKDRDASEETFELVE
- the nifE gene encoding nitrogenase iron-molybdenum cofactor biosynthesis protein NifE, whose translation is MTSISVLKQREKQIYQKGNQPFEMECETKSLAGAVSQRACVFCGSRVVLYPIADALHLIHGPIGCASYTWDIRGAQSSGPELHRMSFSTDLSETDIIYGGEKKLKKALLELIEKYSPKAAFIYCTCIVGIIGDDVDAVCRQVEEETNIPVIAVHSEGFKGTKKDGYKAACDALFSLIERNPAPQATIPDSINIMGEFNIGGETWIIKKYYEAMGVKVVSVITGDGRVEEVQQAKNAALNVVQCSGSVTHLAKQMEKEYGIPFTRVSYFGIEDTSEALYKVAVHFKKNAEILKKTQELIKKEVQAIVPRLEGMRNDLEGKKAAIYVGGAFKAFSLIKALKTLGMEVILAGSQTGTKEDYEVLRQMCNEGTVILDDSNPLELAKYAVEKDADLFIGGVKERPIAYKMGIGFCDHNHERKIPLVGFEGMVNFAEEVHGTVTSPVWDLVPRRQTPTGKEGAI